From Aptenodytes patagonicus chromosome 1, bAptPat1.pri.cur, whole genome shotgun sequence, one genomic window encodes:
- the TOB2 gene encoding protein Tob2, translating to MHLEIKVALNFIISYLYNKLPRRRADLFGEELERLLKKKYEGHWYPEKPLKGSGYRCVHIGETVDPVVELAAKRSGLAVEDVRANVPEELSVWIDPFEVSYQIGEKGSVKVLYLDDSEGCSAAELDKEIKSSFNPDAQVFVPIGSQDNSLSNSPSPSFGQSPSPTFIPRSAQPITFTTATFAATKFGSTKMKKGGGAGGGGGGAGAGQQPRMVRSPTTNLLKHKGLSLSMHSLNFVGSAGSQAPQSQLSPNAKEFVYSGGSPGASSLFFDGVASENQASSIPPTSQFNTGTGGTFDMAQVFGGSTNSLFLEKSPFVEGLSYNLNAMQYPSQSFQPVVLAN from the coding sequence ATGCATCTGGAGATCAAAGTTGCTCTTAACTTCATTATCTCATACCTGTACAACAAGCTTCCTCGGAGGCGGGCAGACCTGTTCGGTGAGGAGCTAGAGCGCCTGCTGAAGAAGAAATATGAGGGTCACTGGTACCCGGAGAAGCCTCTGAAGGGATCTGGCTATCGCTGTGTTCATATAGGGGAGACGGTGGATCCGGTGGTGGAGCTGGCGGCCAAGCGGAGCGGGCTGGCCGTGGAGGATGTGCGTGCTAATGTGCCGGAAGAGCTGAGTGTCTGGATTGATCCTTTTGAGGTTTCCTACCAGATCGGCGAGAAGGGCTCTGTTAAGGTCCTCTACCTGGATGACAGCGAGGGCTGCAGTGCCGCGGAGCTGGACAAAGAAATCAAGAGCAGCTTCAACCCCGACGCCCAGGTATTTGTCCCCATCGGCAGCCAGGACAACTCGCTGTCCAACTCTCCGTCCCCCTCCTTCGGCCAGTCGCCTAGCCCCACCTTCATCCCTCGCTCTGCCCAGCCCATCACTTTCACCACTGCCACTTTTGCTGCCACAAAGTTTGGCTCTACCAAGATGAAGAAGGGCGGAGGAGCCGGAGGAGGGGGCGGtggagcaggggctgggcagcagccgagGATGGTCAGGTCTCCCACCACCAACCTGCTGAAGCACAAGGGCCTCTCCCTGTCTATGCACTCTCTGAACTTCGTCGGGAGCGCTGGGAGCCAAGCCCCGCAGTCACAGCTCTCCCCCAACGCCAAGGAGTTCGTTTACAGCGGCGGGTCGCCGGGAGCCAGCAGTCTCTTCTTTGATGGCGTTGCCAGTGAGAACCAGGCCAGCAGCATCCCGCCGACATCGCAGTTCAACACCGGCACGGGTGGTACCTTTGATATGGCTCAGGTCTTCGGTGGCAGCACCAACAGCCTCTTTTTGGAGAAGTCTCCTTTCGTGGAAGGACTCAGCTACAACCTGAATGCCATGCAGTATCCCAGCCAGTCGTTCCAGCCTGTCGTCCTGGCCAACTGA